The proteins below come from a single Bactrocera tryoni isolate S06 unplaced genomic scaffold, CSIRO_BtryS06_freeze2 scaffold_25, whole genome shotgun sequence genomic window:
- the LOC120780826 gene encoding SAFB-like transcription modulator, protein MVRDNEQMPNTEKMLRLRQCLKGEAARVIQHLQISQKNYEAAWSLLKKKYDNQRILFIIPKLSTTATKLTNAVQKIEDEKLITVRLLPLYSVKEKTTEIIEEDKKENEIEEEFFAELHEPSKTEESLNLISLPAGSHFGEMWESEVQTKSIEYKDEADHIVEDDAKAHEKEEEIKILHKQTLPKVARETIQKEDNEIVQIEETDSVKTLGLQLEPKRDLFKFKAAPQQMEKSTKTVAALKDTRTSKDGSSSSKDERKCSKSDDDKSKKKDEKSGDKMDEDISKQKSSSNKISQKDDKKKSSVNTSTKSSSTGKQTTPSRNLWVSGLPSLTRASDLKTIFSKYGKVIGAKVVTNTRTLGTRCYGYVTMSSSPDASHCFEHLHHTEISVERTKDEIGSSTSVAKTRADITKKDEDKKIRDTTSKTRDDKRKTIDTKKDQML, encoded by the coding sequence ATGGTACGTGACAACGAGCAGATGCCGAACACAGAAAAAATGCTGCGTCTTCGTCAATGCTTAAAAGGCGAAGCTGCACGAGTAATACAGCATCtacaaatttcacaaaaaaattatgaagctgCATGGAGTCTACTTAAGAAAAAGTATGACAATCAGCGAATTCTGTTCATAATACCCAAATTATCTACAACTGCGACGAAACTAACTAATGCAGTGCAAAAGATAGAAGACGAGAAACTAATAACAGTTCGATTACTCCCTCTATATTctgttaaagaaaaaacaacagaaataatAGAGGAAGataaaaaggaaaatgaaattgaagaagAATTCTTTGCAGAATTACATGAACCTTCAAAAACTGAGGAGTCTCTGAATCTCATATCTCTTCCGGCAGGCTCACATTTTGGAGAAATGTGGGAAAGTGAAGTCCAGACGAAATCGATTGAATATAAGGACGAAGCTGATCATATTGTGGAAGATGATGCTAAAGCGCATGAGAAGGAagaggaaattaaaattttacacaaacaaacattgcCGAAAGTAGCAAGAGAAACAATACAGAAGGAAGATaatgaaattgttcaaatcgaagAAACGGATTCAGTGAAGACATTGGGGTTGCAATTGGAACCAAAACGTGACCTCTTTAAGTTTAAAGCAGCACCTCAACAGAtggaaaaaagtacaaaaacggTTGCAGCTTTGAAGGACACAAGAACATCCAAGGATGGATCCAGCAGCAGTAAGGACGAACGCAAATGCAGCAAGTCTGATGACGATAAATCCAAGAAAAAAGATGAGAAGTCCGGCGACAAAATGGATGAAGACATTAGTAAacaaaaatcatcttcaaacAAGATTTCGCAGAAGGATGACAAAAAAAAGTCTTCAGTGAATACATCTACAAAATCGTCGTCCACAGGAAAGCAGACAACACCTTCACGTAATCTTTGGGTATCCGGGTTACCTTCATTAACGAGAGCCAGTGATCTGAAAaccatattttctaaatatggaAAAGTTATCGGAGCCAAGGTGGTCACCAACACCCGAACTCTGGGTACACGTTGTTATGGCTACGTAACAATGTCATCATCGCCGGATGCCAGTCATTGCTTTGAACATTTGCATCATACCGAAATATCAGTAGAGCGCACTAAAGACGAAATCGGCAGCTCAACAAGTGTCGCCAAAACACGTGCGGatataacaaaaaaagatgAAGACAAGAAGATACGAGACACAACTTCTAAGACGAGAGACGACAAACGTAAAACTATTGATACAAAGAAGGACCAAATGTTATAA